A genome region from Camelina sativa cultivar DH55 chromosome 10, Cs, whole genome shotgun sequence includes the following:
- the LOC104718767 gene encoding uncharacterized protein LOC104718767, whose protein sequence is MATDYNRADDFLFSQQQQECTTGANKYGGLVPKKKPLISKDYKRAFFDSADWALHKQEASIDERTIAAIENLRPKLQRTPRKQLPPRRPTCASGHESLTESSF, encoded by the exons ATGGCGACGGATTACAACAGAGCCGatgatttcttattttctcagcaacaacaagag TGTACCACTGGTGCAAATAAATACGGAGGACTTGTGCCAAAGAAAAAGCCTCTTATCTCTAAG GACTACAAACGCGCTTTCTTTGATTCAGCAGATTGGGCTTTGCACAAG CAAGAAGCAAGTATAGATGAGAGAACAATAGCGGCAATAGAAAATCTAAGACCCAAATTACAG aGAACGCCTCGCAAGCAACTTCCCCCTAGAAGACCCACATGTGCATCTGGTCATGAGAGTTTG ACAGAGTCGAGCTTTTAG